In Ruminiclostridium papyrosolvens DSM 2782, the following proteins share a genomic window:
- a CDS encoding DNA-binding response regulator: MCKIKIAILDDDIDWIESIKLYLNSCEDISIVGTAVNRQDLSELLQERKDIDIVLLDIILNQNKYDGIYIAAEILHLYENLKIIMLTCLNEEKSIIDSFTAGAINYVLKTDYKQIPYTIRTVFNRCCPTEILAKSFAKQQEEKMLDILTKSEREIINLIQQGYTQSKIAKILYKSQGTLRCQINKIIKKFGVSSSKEAVEKITMRGFYKNKS; encoded by the coding sequence ATGTGTAAAATAAAAATTGCAATACTTGACGACGATATAGACTGGATTGAATCTATAAAATTGTATTTAAATAGTTGTGAAGATATATCAATTGTAGGAACCGCCGTAAACCGCCAGGATTTGAGTGAACTATTGCAAGAGAGAAAAGATATTGACATAGTGCTTTTAGATATTATTTTAAATCAAAACAAATACGATGGAATATACATAGCAGCTGAAATTTTACATCTCTATGAAAACTTAAAAATAATTATGCTTACATGTTTGAATGAAGAAAAGTCAATAATTGATTCTTTTACTGCAGGTGCAATAAATTATGTCCTTAAAACCGATTATAAGCAAATTCCCTACACAATAAGAACTGTTTTTAATCGGTGCTGCCCCACTGAAATACTTGCTAAAAGCTTTGCAAAACAACAAGAGGAGAAAATGCTGGATATTCTAACCAAATCCGAAAGAGAAATCATAAATTTAATACAACAAGGATATACTCAGTCAAAAATTGCAAAAATTCTATATAAATCACAGGGAACTCTGCGATGTCAAATCAATAAAATAATTAAAAAATTTGGGGTAAGCAGTAGTAAGGAAGCCGTTGAAAAAATAACTATGAGAGGTTTTTACAAAAACAAATCTTAA